From the genome of Winogradskyella forsetii, one region includes:
- a CDS encoding T9SS type A sorting domain-containing protein, protein MIKIVLTISAISLSIFTSYAQGWGQTQKIVPSDRALGDFFGQSVAMDGDYAVVGAYWDNLTSSTMGSAYVYKKDTNGNWIEHQKLTASDKRQFDQFGEYVDIDGNFIIVGARGQAYDASNNNFENSAGAAYIFENDGNGNWIEVQKIVSSDRGETFQSVFGQTVAIGGNYAVVAALRESTGLDGQPDLNQAGACYIFERDTNGVWIEVQKIVSSDRDAGEQFGEFALDVYNNTIIVGSLREGLDASGENELQNAGAVYVFERDVNGFWNETQKLVASDRDIGDVFGRAVAIDGDNLVVGADLEDSNGSNSGSVYIFEKDGNGIWNEVQKLTSSSSLLDEHFGQRVDIDGERVVIGAWLTHVGEIGDGGAAYIFEKDGTGFWNETALLYDPNANNGDYFGFSVAISGDYAFVSANSEEEDENNENTLQDAGSAFIFNINEPNTLPPLNTLSILGSDLETSIVAFPNPNQGNFTINLGNTYKQITYSVTNSLGQEIQKYQVQSSNKLSLNIDSERGIYFVNVSTDEGKSTVLKIIKQY, encoded by the coding sequence ATGATAAAAATAGTACTTACAATCTCAGCGATTAGCTTATCAATCTTCACTTCTTATGCCCAAGGTTGGGGACAGACACAAAAAATTGTACCAAGTGATAGAGCGCTGGGGGATTTTTTTGGTCAATCAGTTGCTATGGATGGTGACTACGCTGTTGTTGGCGCTTATTGGGATAATTTAACTTCTAGTACTATGGGCTCAGCCTATGTTTATAAAAAAGACACTAACGGAAATTGGATAGAGCACCAAAAACTAACAGCATCAGATAAAAGGCAATTTGATCAATTTGGGGAATATGTAGATATTGATGGTAATTTTATAATTGTAGGCGCTAGAGGACAGGCTTATGATGCCAGCAACAATAATTTTGAAAATTCAGCTGGAGCAGCCTATATTTTTGAAAATGATGGTAATGGTAATTGGATTGAAGTACAAAAAATAGTGTCTTCAGATAGAGGTGAGACGTTTCAATCAGTTTTTGGACAAACGGTCGCTATAGGTGGTAATTACGCTGTAGTAGCTGCATTAAGGGAAAGTACAGGGCTCGATGGACAGCCCGACCTTAATCAAGCTGGTGCTTGTTATATTTTTGAGCGTGATACAAATGGAGTTTGGATAGAAGTACAAAAGATAGTGTCTAGTGATCGAGATGCTGGCGAACAATTTGGCGAATTTGCCTTAGATGTTTACAATAATACGATTATAGTAGGATCGCTTCGAGAGGGTTTAGATGCTTCAGGTGAAAATGAGCTTCAAAATGCTGGAGCTGTATATGTTTTTGAGCGTGATGTTAATGGTTTTTGGAATGAAACACAAAAGTTAGTGGCATCAGATAGGGACATTGGAGATGTTTTTGGACGAGCTGTTGCAATTGATGGAGATAATTTGGTTGTTGGTGCAGATTTAGAGGATTCCAATGGAAGTAATTCAGGGTCCGTTTATATATTCGAAAAGGATGGAAATGGAATATGGAACGAAGTACAAAAACTTACGTCATCGTCTAGTTTGCTAGATGAACATTTTGGTCAACGTGTAGATATTGATGGAGAACGCGTGGTCATTGGAGCATGGTTAACGCACGTAGGTGAAATTGGAGATGGAGGAGCTGCTTATATCTTTGAAAAAGATGGTACAGGTTTTTGGAATGAAACCGCTTTATTGTATGATCCAAATGCTAATAATGGTGATTATTTTGGGTTTTCAGTAGCCATAAGTGGAGATTATGCCTTTGTTAGTGCTAACTCGGAAGAGGAGGATGAAAATAATGAAAACACACTTCAAGATGCTGGTTCAGCTTTTATTTTTAACATTAATGAACCTAATACGTTACCGCCTTTAAATACATTAAGCATTCTAGGAAGCGATCTTGAAACAAGTATAGTTGCATTTCCCAATCCTAATCAAGGCAACTTTACAATTAATTTAGGAAATACGTATAAGCAAATCACTTATTCCGTTACCAATAGTTTAGGTCAGGAAATTCAAAAGTACCAAGTTCAATCTTCAAATAAATTATCACTCAATATCGATTCAGAACGTGGTATTTATTTTGTGAATGTATCAACAGACGAAGGAAAATCAACAGTCCTAAAAATTATTAAGCAATATTAA
- a CDS encoding response regulator: protein MITKIAITDDHPMVLQGIQSMLKDHKAIKIVGIYENSQQTLQHIEKDNPDILLLDINLPDMNGIELCKKLKSTIKDLKIIAISNFDDLSFVKRMLKSGANGYLLKNTDPLELINAFKTVLSGGMYLQEDIQKKLLNFQGKKVSKNSLITKLTRREHDVLVAISEELTTQEISEKLFISPKTVETHRMNIMSKLGAKNSVGIVKTAIENGLL from the coding sequence TTGATAACAAAAATTGCCATAACAGACGATCATCCCATGGTGCTTCAAGGCATCCAGTCTATGTTGAAAGATCATAAAGCCATTAAAATAGTGGGCATTTATGAAAATTCACAACAAACACTTCAGCATATAGAAAAAGATAATCCAGACATTTTATTGCTAGATATCAACTTACCAGATATGAATGGTATAGAACTTTGCAAAAAACTAAAAAGTACAATTAAAGACCTCAAAATTATTGCTATTTCTAATTTTGACGACTTATCCTTTGTAAAACGGATGCTAAAAAGTGGCGCCAACGGTTATCTCTTAAAAAATACAGATCCATTAGAACTTATAAATGCATTTAAAACCGTACTTTCTGGAGGTATGTATTTACAGGAGGATATTCAAAAAAAGCTACTGAATTTTCAAGGAAAAAAAGTATCAAAAAATAGTTTGATTACCAAATTGACGAGGCGTGAACATGATGTGCTTGTTGCTATTTCTGAAGAATTGACCACCCAAGAAATTTCAGAAAAATTATTCATTAGCCCAAAAACTGTGGAAACCCACCGTATGAATATTATGAGCAAATTGGGCGCAAAAAACAGTGTTGGCATTGTTAAAACAGCTATAGAAAACGGTTTACTATAG
- a CDS encoding T9SS type A sorting domain-containing protein, protein MMKKLLLFMFLCNAVINLQAQGWGQTQKIVPSDRFQGQFFGYSVAMDGDYAVVGMNNNVTNDEAGAYVFKNDGTGNWVEIQKLGNPNYHQFDSPGYSVAISGDYIFVGDRLEDYDTSENNFISAAGAVYVFKNDGNDNWNYIQKIVASDRDTVNQFGWSVSVSGDYAIIGAGIQDYDESGTNYIERAGAAYIFELDGTGTWNEVQKIVAPVRNDFDYFGRSVAISGNYAVVGAFQEDEDVSEGDTISSAGSAYIFERDTNGTWSEIQKIVASDREQGAYFGWSIALDGDHLVVGSNQDNEFRGAVYVFEKGGNDIWNQVEKLTASNSLNGDQFGYDLDIDGNRIIIGARYRDIGSPGDDGAAYIFEKQSGNWEETAFIYDMFNQTSEYFGYAVAISGDFALAGAYQDGEDENEENDLGASGAAFIFDVNEPNTLSVVENDFKSTIKSFPNPNQGNFTINLGNTYKQITYSVTNSLGQEIQKHEVQSSNKLVLNISTDSGIYFVNVSTDEGKSTVLKIIKQ, encoded by the coding sequence ATGATGAAAAAACTACTACTATTTATGTTCTTATGTAATGCAGTTATAAACTTGCAAGCCCAAGGTTGGGGACAAACACAAAAAATCGTACCAAGTGATAGATTTCAGGGACAATTTTTTGGCTACTCAGTTGCTATGGATGGCGATTATGCTGTTGTTGGTATGAATAATAATGTGACAAATGATGAAGCAGGTGCTTATGTTTTTAAAAATGATGGTACAGGTAATTGGGTTGAAATTCAAAAATTAGGAAACCCAAATTATCATCAGTTTGATAGCCCTGGATATAGCGTAGCCATTAGTGGTGATTATATATTTGTTGGTGATAGACTAGAAGATTATGATACTTCTGAAAATAATTTCATTTCTGCGGCCGGAGCTGTTTACGTTTTTAAAAATGATGGTAATGATAATTGGAATTATATTCAAAAAATAGTCGCCTCAGATAGAGATACAGTAAATCAATTTGGTTGGTCTGTATCTGTTAGTGGTGATTACGCGATTATTGGCGCAGGTATTCAAGATTACGACGAATCTGGAACTAATTATATAGAAAGAGCTGGAGCTGCTTATATATTTGAGCTTGATGGCACAGGAACTTGGAACGAAGTGCAAAAGATAGTAGCACCAGTAAGAAATGATTTTGATTATTTTGGTCGTAGTGTTGCAATCAGTGGGAATTACGCTGTAGTGGGCGCATTTCAAGAAGATGAAGATGTTTCAGAGGGCGATACGATCTCAAGTGCAGGGTCTGCCTATATTTTTGAACGCGATACTAATGGTACTTGGAGCGAAATCCAGAAAATTGTAGCGTCAGATCGCGAGCAAGGAGCATATTTTGGCTGGTCAATTGCTCTGGATGGTGACCATCTTGTGGTTGGTTCTAATCAGGACAATGAATTTAGAGGCGCTGTCTATGTTTTTGAGAAAGGCGGTAATGATATTTGGAATCAAGTTGAAAAACTTACAGCATCAAACAGTTTAAATGGCGATCAGTTTGGATATGATCTTGATATTGATGGAAATCGAATAATTATAGGCGCACGTTATAGAGATATTGGAAGTCCAGGTGATGATGGCGCAGCCTATATTTTTGAAAAGCAATCAGGAAATTGGGAAGAAACCGCTTTTATTTATGATATGTTCAACCAAACAAGTGAGTATTTCGGGTATGCTGTTGCTATAAGTGGTGACTTTGCTCTTGCTGGTGCTTATCAAGATGGTGAAGATGAAAATGAAGAAAATGACCTTGGTGCTTCTGGTGCTGCCTTTATTTTTGATGTGAATGAACCCAATACGTTGAGTGTTGTTGAAAATGATTTTAAATCGACTATTAAATCATTTCCCAATCCTAACCAAGGCAACTTTACAATTAATTTAGGAAATACGTATAAGCAAATCACTTATTCCGTTACCAATAGTTTAGGTCAGGAAATTCAAAAGCACGAAGTTCAATCTTCAAATAAATTAGTATTGAATATTAGTACAGATAGCGGTATTTATTTTGTGAATGTATCCACAGACGAAGGAAAATCAACAGTCCTAAAAATTATTAAGCAATAG